In one Nitrospirota bacterium genomic region, the following are encoded:
- a CDS encoding nucleotidyltransferase domain-containing protein produces the protein MVRPTGNQSIEEQILIDVKKVIKDIGGDSILRIVLYGSRARGDYDAISDIDVAVIVRGLTRELKTKLLDAVAEVELRYLAPLSMLVLDEKDFEFLKKRERRIALDIEKEGILL, from the coding sequence ATGGTGAGGCCAACAGGTAATCAGAGTATCGAGGAACAGATTTTAATAGATGTGAAAAAGGTAATTAAGGACATAGGTGGTGACAGCATCCTTAGAATTGTTCTCTACGGCTCAAGGGCGAGAGGAGATTATGATGCCATATCTGATATTGATGTGGCGGTCATCGTCCGTGGTTTGACCAGAGAGCTCAAAACGAAACTGCTCGATGCCGTGGCAGAGGTGGAATTGAGATATCTTGCTCCGCTTTCAATGCTCGTTCTCGACGAAAAGGATTTCGAGTTTCTTAAAAAAAGGGAGAGAAGGATAGCGCTTGATATTGAAAAAGAAGGAATTCTCCTATGA
- a CDS encoding HEPN domain-containing protein — MTEENKKENIKDELQRASQALQAADLLFEKGLLNDAVSRLYYFLLHTIRALLLTKGLEPKSHEGALRTFGLHFVKEGIFAAKDSHVFSKMMKLREEADYNPAYVFTKEDFAEFKDESLVLSDKIRVYLRERGYLA, encoded by the coding sequence ATGACTGAAGAGAACAAGAAGGAGAATATCAAAGATGAACTGCAGCGGGCCTCACAGGCATTGCAAGCCGCTGACCTTTTGTTTGAGAAGGGATTATTAAACGATGCAGTCTCACGCTTATACTATTTTCTGCTTCATACCATAAGGGCGCTTCTCCTGACGAAGGGGCTTGAACCGAAGAGCCACGAGGGAGCCTTGAGGACCTTCGGGCTTCATTTTGTGAAGGAAGGAATCTTTGCCGCAAAAGACTCCCATGTGTTTTCAAAAATGATGAAACTCAGAGAGGAAGCCGATTATAATCCTGCTTATGTTTTTACAAAAGAGGATTTTGCGGAGTTTAAGGATGAGTCACTGGTATTGTCGGATAAAATAAGGGTGTATCTGAGAGAAAGAGGGTACCTTGCATGA